In the Carassius auratus strain Wakin chromosome 50, ASM336829v1, whole genome shotgun sequence genome, one interval contains:
- the LOC113067123 gene encoding NLR family CARD domain-containing protein 3-like, producing MNFPFSFNDGTVTSAPQIEEIDDKIASYDQTHIKQKRTEAVLQRVKDQHKTSMKNKFGFLFEGNKLQGNETLLNRIYTQLYIIEGEREGVNEEHEVLQMEKSSGAQHSQQNPINCNNIFKALSKPGYEEKDKIKTVLTKGIAGIGKTVSVQKFILDWAEGEANQDVDFMFVFPFRELNLIQDCQYSHHRLLLDFHPEHQVQDLKIYEECKVMLILDGLDESRMSLFSDDEKVCDVNESSSVAVLMSNLIRGDLLPSALIWITSRPAASNQIPSKYINRVTEIQGFNDPQKEEYFRKRISDNLQASRIITYIRRARSLHIMCHIPVFCWISSTVIEKLLKEDLRAEIPQTFTEMYIHFLLIQMSKYEERETQKLKKTKREVIVKLAEVAFKQLMKGNVMLYEEDLRESDLDITEASVYCGFCTEIFKEESVIHQRKVYCFIHLSVQEFLAAFYVFNCYLSSTMEALKNFDPMYNLHKGAVDKALESKNGHLDLFLRFLLGISLESNQRLLQDLLTNTENSSESIRRTTQYIKEKIKDEHGLFTERSINLFLCLLEVKDQTLSTEIQEFVKSEKHKEKKLSPSHCSAIAYMLQISEEVLDELDLKKYNTSDEGRRRLIPAVINCRKALLAGCNLTGQSYEIVSSALQSSNSVLRELDLSNNDLQDSGVKLLSDGLKSPKCQLNILRLSGCMVTEEGCHYLSSALSLNPSHLRELELSYNHPGQAGVQLLSDKLKDPNCSLKILNLDHGEPFRIRPGLQKYFCDLTLDPNTANTQLILSENGEVKYVEQPQSYPDHPERFKDIPQVLCRESLTGRHYWEVERTGWARIAVAHKTISREGTVGYNNKSWCLFCISDGFVVWHNNQNENITAPSTFSVRVGVYLDWPAGTLSFYSISETHTLTHLHTFSTTFTEPLYAGFKVFDSSLSLCKITQQTNK from the exons ATGAATTTTCCCTTTTCATTCAATGATGGAACAGTGACTTCTGCTCCACA GATTGAGGAGATAGATGATAAAATTGCATCCTACGATCAGACCCACATCAAGCAGAAAAGAACTGAAGCAGTCCTGCAGAGAGTCAAAGaccagcacaaaaccagcatgaagaacaagtTTGGCTTCTTATTTGAAGGAAACAAACTACAAGGAAATGAAACCCTCTTGAACAGgatctacacacagctctacatcatagaaggagagagagaaggagtgaatgaagaacatgaggttttacagatggagaaatcATCAGGAGCACAACACTCACAACAAAATCCAATAAACTGTAATAACATCTTCAAAGCCTTATCTAAACCAGGATATGAGGAGAAAGACAAaatcaagactgttcttactaaaggcatcgctggaattggaaaaactgtctctgtgcagaagttcattctagACTGGGCAGAGGGAGAAGCCAATCAGGATGTggatttcatgtttgtgtttccatttcgagagctgaacttgattcAAGATTGTCAGTACAGTCatcacagacttctgctggacttcCATCCTGAGCATCAAGTTCAGGACTTAaagatttatgaggagtgtaaagttaTGTTGATTCtagatggtctggatgaaagcagaatgtCACTGTTTTCAGACGATGagaaagtttgtgatgtgaatgagtcttcatcagtggctgtgttgatgtcaaaCCTCATCAGAGGagatctgcttccctctgctctcatctggatcacctctaGACCAGCAGCTTCGAATCAGATCCCCTCCAAATACATCAACCGTGTGACAGAAATTCAAGGTTTCAATGACCCTCAGAAAGAGGAATATTttaggaagagaatcagtgataatcttcaagccagcagaatcatcacatacatcagaagagcaagaagcctccacatcatgtgccacatccccgtcttctgctggatctcatccactgtgaTTGAGAAGCTCCTGAAAGAAGATCTGcgtgcagaaatccctcaaacttttactgaaatgtacatccactttcTGCTGATTCAGATGAGTaagtatgaagagagagaaaCTCAGAAACTCAAAAAGACCAAaagagaagtgattgtgaaacttgctgaagtggctttcaagcagctgatgaagggcaatgtgatgcTCTATGAGGAAGACCTGAGAGAGAGCGACTTAGACATTACTGAAGCCTCAGTGTATTGTGGTTTCTGTACTGAGATCTTTAAGGAAGAATCAGTGATTCATCAGAGGAAGGTCTACTgcttcattcatctgagcgtTCAGGAGTTTCTCGCTGCTTTCTATGTGTTTAACTGCTATTTAAGCAGCACCATGGAAGCCCTTAAGAACTTTGATCCAATGTACAATTTGCATAAAGGTGCAGTAGATAAAGCCTTAGAAAGTAAAAATGGACATCTGGATCTGTTCCTACGGTTCCTGCTGGGCatctcactggagtccaatcagagactcttacaggatctactgacaaacacagagaacagctcagagaGCATCAGGAGAACCACACAGTATATTAAAGAAAAGATCAAAGATGAACATGGACTCTTCACTGAAAGATCtatcaatctgttcctctgtctgctggaagtcAAAGATCAGACTCTGTCCACAGAAattcaggagtttgtgaaatcagagaaacacaaagaaaaaaaactctctcCATCTCACTGCTCAGCAATCGCCTACATGCTTCAGATATCAGAGGAGGTGCTAGATGAGCTGGATCTcaagaaatacaacacatcagatgagggcagaagaagactgataccagctgtgatcaactgcagaaaagctct TCTTGCTGGCTGTAATCTCACTGGTCAATCCTATGAAATTGTGTCATCAGCTTTACAATCCTCAAACtctgtcctgagagagctggacctgagtaacaatgacctgcaggattcaggagtgaagctactCTCTGATGGGCTGAAGAGTCCAAAATGTCAGCTGAACATTTTAag gttgtctggctgtatggtgacagaggaaggctgtcattatctgtcttcagctctgagtttaaacccctcacacctgagagagctggagctgagctacaatcacccaggacaaGCAGGAGTCCAGCTGCTTTCCGACAAACTGAAGGATCCAAACTGCTCACTAAAAATACTCAA TTTGGACCATGGAGAGCCTTTCAGGATCCGACCAGGTCTACAGAAAT atttctgtgatctcacactggatccaaacacagcaaacactcaACTCATTCTGTCTGAGAACGGAGAGGTGAAATATGTGGAACAGCCGCagtcgtatcctgatcatccagagagaTTTAAAGATATTCCTCAGGTTCTGTGTCGAGAGAGTCTGACTGGACGTCATTACTGGGAGGTTGAGCGGACTGGCTGGGCTCGTATAGCAGTGGCCCACAAAACAATCAGCAGAGAAGGGACTGTTGGATACAATAACAAGTCCTGGTGTCTCTTCTGCATTAGTGATGGATTTGTTGTCTGGCACAACAATCAGAACGAAAACATTACTGCTCCTTCAACCTTCTCTGTAAGAGTAGGAGTGTATCTGGACTGGCCGGCCggcactctgtccttctacagcatctcagaaacacacacactcacacacttacacacattcagcaccacattcactgaacccctctaTGCTGGATTTAAGGTTTTTGATTCCTCACTCTCACTGTGTAAGATTACACAACAGACAAACAAATGA